A segment of the Gammaproteobacteria bacterium genome:
CATGAAGCGGCAAGATGAAGAAGTCATCCCTCATTTGGCACTGAAGGCGATCGGAGTGGTGCACTCCAGCCTGAAGACTGTGCAAGACCCGCCTCCAGAAGGGCAACACCGCCTACAGGAGGCCGTTCTGGAAATCTTTCCCAGATACTGTCTGGGTCTGGCGGGCCTGGAGAAACTGCGGCGCATAGTAGTGATCTACTGGTTGCACCAGTCCGAACGAGAGGTTTTACGGGTCTATCCGGGGGGGGATCGCAACAAGGAGATGATCGGGGTGTTTTGCAACCGCAGCCCGCTGCG
Coding sequences within it:
- the tsaA gene encoding tRNA (N6-threonylcarbamoyladenosine(37)-N6)-methyltransferase TrmO yields the protein MKRQDEEVIPHLALKAIGVVHSSLKTVQDPPPEGQHRLQEAVLEIFPRYCLGLAGLEKLRRIVVIYWLHQSEREVLRVYPGGDRNKEMIGVFCNRSPLRPNPVGIGLVDVLGVNVNRIRVCGLDAVNGTPILDLKAPSP